The following nucleotide sequence is from Vigna unguiculata cultivar IT97K-499-35 unplaced genomic scaffold, ASM411807v1 contig_465, whole genome shotgun sequence.
CAATTGAGAAGATGCTCTGTGAACAAACTGTTATGcctttttctctgtttttccaTGCTTGCTTTAGTTCTTTTGTGTGCCATGGAAAGATAGGCTCCCCAATTACAAGGGGAGTTTCAATGTGAGGAGAATTATATTAAGCCTTGTTGATTGTATCTTGCTgttcatgtaattttttttgttactccAATTGATAGCTGATGACTTTATCATATTCATATGTTGCTCCTCTGTTCTTCCATTTTTTACTGTTGTTGTTGACTTGACTGTAGTATGCAAACAGAACTGAATCCAACGTCTGTTTCCTTATAAGTAAAGGAGAAGGACACTAGATATAGGAGTAATTCATACTTGTTCACTACGCTAATTGACCTGAGAAGCCTCCACAAAAAGTATCATACCAAATAATTGAGTGAATATGCCTCAAGTGGGTTGTTCATCCTATCGCTTTTACATTTCCTCAAGGTATTGATTAGGTCCAATGAGAACTAAAATACAGTAGATGGACTGAACATCCATATGCTAGGTTGAGTTATTCAACTTAATTTTTACTGGTACATTGAACTCTTGCTACAACACTGTCTTCTTTTAATAAAGCTGGTAGACTGATTATATGGTTTATAGTTTGTGTTAATCAAGCTTGTGGTTAAACCTGCTTTGTAACAGAGAGAAGTTGTCTGGGATGCTTCCCAAATCCTCCTACGATTAAAGGCCAAGGAATGAGCAACATATCAGAAGATTTTTGGAGCAGCAGTGCTTTGGAAATAGATCAGAGGGCATTTCAATCCCAGAAAAGCGTCGCATCAATTGGCTTACCTTCTGATCCTCAAAGTAGCTCTGGCATTCAGATTGATTCTTCTGAATTTGTCAATGATGGCAAGTATTTTCTTAAAGTCAGCTTATCTATAATCTTTATTGGCTTATTGGTTAATCTCATTATCTAAGGGTGCTTTTCATCTTGTATCATCTTGGTAGTAGCCATTTTCTCTGATGCGGACACAATCTTGCTCAAACTGTTGATAGAGCCATGCAAGACTTATTTCCTAACTGTCACATATCTTAGTATTTTCAtggaattttcaaattcaaaacccTGACCCTGTAGGGGGACAGTTACAATTACAATTCCAATGCCTTGAAATAGCTTGAATTCCACACTTTTAATGCTGGTTCTGCCATGCAACTTTCACTTTAAGCTTTTGTTTTGCTTTTCATTCTCTTGTTTCTCTCCCTCAGGCAACACAGACACTGATTGTCTACTCCTTTATTTGTgtacatttttcttgtaaactATATTTTCTTTCAAGTTGATGTAATCTCTTTAGTTACATGTAATAGCCATATATGGAACTTGAAGTACAAATCTAGTTTTCTGGATTTCTCTTGATCCACGTCTCtgatgttattttcattttacttgATGTCTTTCAGTCTTGCATTTTCTTACACTTTCTAACATATCTCCAACTgattattattacattatatgCAGGTCTTCTTCTCTGGAACCAAATGAGGCGATATTGGGTTAGAAATAAAAGGTcccagaaaaagaaagaagttggaGAACCTCTAATAAGGTAAATAAATATACAAGGATATCTATGTTATTTcgttgaatttaatttttttgaccATAAAAATCTTTGTAAGTAAAAATTTGCACGGATAAGGTGGAAGAGCAGGAAACTGGTGGAGAGGTGGAATTGATCAATAACTATAGGATTCAATTCAGTGATCAAAGTCACTTCTCAAAATGTTTGTTTAAGTTCTAATTCTAGAGTTTTGACTTTATAGTTGGAATACCTCTTATGAGAATCTAATGGGAACCGACAAGGCTTTTCCTCGGCCCATTCCTCTTGGAGTAAGTTCTTGCATGCATTGGATTGTCTCTTCTCATTTCCATGTACATGACAGGTCATTTACAAGTTTAGTGTCTATTTCtctctttaataattttaatccaGCCTCTCTCATTTATAATGTCtatcaagaaagaaatagatgCAAACACATGACTTTGTCCTATAAAACTGAAACATATGCAGGTTTCTTCTCATTCATGCATTCTTACTTGGTTATTTTCTGTTGATATTCATGAACAAGGATTCAGGAAATGCTCCTAACTGATTACAATATCATAACCTGGCAGGAAATGGTTGAATTTCTTGTTGATATTTGGGAGATGGAAGGATTATATGACTAAGCAGACAAAACAGGGTTTTTTTCCTTAGA
It contains:
- the LOC114171997 gene encoding uncharacterized protein LOC114171997 isoform X1 encodes the protein MHICGYVPPWLCQILACMGSCLGCFPNPPTIKGQGMSNISEDFWSSSALEIDQRAFQSQKSVASIGLPSDPQSSSGIQIDSSEFVNDGLLLWNQMRRYWVRNKRSQKKKEVGEPLISWNTSYENLMGTDKAFPRPIPLGVSSCMHWIVSSHFHVHDRSFTSLVSISLFNNFNPASLIYNVYQERNRCKHMTLSYKTETYAGFFSFMHSYLVIFC
- the LOC114171997 gene encoding uncharacterized protein LOC114171997 isoform X5, translated to MHICGYVPPWLCQILACMGSCLGCFPNPPTIKGQGMSNISEDFWSSSALEIDQRAFQSQKSVASIGLPSDPQSSSGIQIDSSEFVNDGLLLWNQMRRYWVRNKRSQKKKEVGEPLIRKWLNFLLIFGRWKDYMTKQTKQGFFP
- the LOC114171997 gene encoding uncharacterized protein LOC114171997 isoform X4 translates to MHICGYVPPWLCQILACMGSCLGCFPNPPTIKGQGMSNISEDFWSSSALEIDQRAFQSQKSVASIGLPSDPQSSSGIQIDSSEFVNDGLLLWNQMRRYWVRNKRSQKKKEVGEPLISWNTSYENLMGTDKAFPRPIPLGDSGNAPN
- the LOC114171997 gene encoding uncharacterized protein LOC114171997 isoform X3, yielding MHICGYVPPWLCQILACMGSCLGCFPNPPTIKGQGMSNISEDFWSSSALEIDQRAFQSQKSVASIGLPSDPQSSSGIQIDSSEFVNDGLLLWNQMRRYWVRNKRSQKKKEVGEPLISWNTSYENLMGTDKAFPRPIPLGEMVEFLVDIWEMEGLYD
- the LOC114171997 gene encoding uncharacterized protein LOC114171997 isoform X2 gives rise to the protein MHICGYVPPWLCQILACMGSCLGCFPNPPTIKGQGMSNISEDFWSSSALEIDQRAFQSQKSVASIGLPSDPQSSSGIQIDSSEFVNDGLLLWNQMRRYWVRNKRSQKKKEVGEPLISWNTSYENLMGTDKAFPRPIPLGVSSCMHWIVSSHFHVHDRKWLNFLLIFGRWKDYMTKQTKQGFFP